In the genome of Treponema primitia ZAS-1, the window GGCCATAAAGGACGAGGGGCAAGGGTTGTAGGGCGCCTCAAGCAGGACCGCTGGGATGGTTCCGATGGGAAACCCCGCACCAAGATTTCGATTGTGGCGGAACACGTCGAGTTCAGGCCGGAGTTTGTGAAAGACGCTTCCGCAGAAACTCCGGAGTACGAAACCACCGATGAGCCAGGAACCCCCGAACCGGTATTTGACTTTGAGCCAACTTTTTGAAAGGGAGATGATAACGCAATGTCAAATATAACGCTCCCGGAAGCTCAACAAAAGTTCCGCTCATTCTTCCCCGGGTTAAGATTCAATGACTTTATGGACCCGGCGCTTACCCTCTGCACAGGCGAACCAAAAATTGACCTCTGCAAACTTGATGATTATATCCATGAACAGCATGGCGATTATGAAGTCCACGATATAAATATGGCTGACATGCTGGCAGAGAAGTACGGTAAAGATGCCAATACGTTTATCGAGGGACTGATATGAATAATGCGCATAACCTGTGAACATGAAACTAAAAAAGAGTAAATGGAGGTCTCTATGAAAATCACCAACAAACTGAATCTTCCGGCTGGGCTGGTAAAAGCAGTATCCACGGAACGGCACA includes:
- a CDS encoding single-stranded DNA-binding protein — encoded protein: MNNLNSVIVEGNLVRDPLYKTTQRGVPLCTFSIASNRFFKKDSKLEKEISYFDVEAWSKLAESCFRLGHKGRGARVVGRLKQDRWDGSDGKPRTKISIVAEHVEFRPEFVKDASAETPEYETTDEPGTPEPVFDFEPTF